A window of Streptomyces sp. NBC_01241 genomic DNA:
GCCTGCTTCACCCAGCCGCGAAGCCCCTCCGGACTCACACCGAGTTCCCGGGCAACCTCGGTGACATTCCGCCCTGACGACCGGACCAGTGCCACCGCGTCCCGCTTGAACTCCGACGTGTACCGCTTGCTCATGTTGCTCTTGCCACTCAACCTGGACTGCTTCCTCCGGGACCGATCCGTCCCAGTATCAGGCTGTCCACTTCAGAGGGG
This region includes:
- a CDS encoding transposase, which translates into the protein MSGKSNMSKRYTSEFKRDAVALVRSSGRNVTEVARELGVSPEGLRGWVKQAKADRGEGAPGALTTAEKEELQRLRRENREQQQTIEILKKAAAFFAKETMK